One genomic window of Campylobacter fetus subsp. fetus includes the following:
- a CDS encoding LysE family translocator codes for MMESFIQGLFFGWGAAVPVGPINILIMSYALKSYKLGVATGLGAMSVDVLYLVLLSFGVLQILNQPVLFNILAIFGSLFLIYIAYLTYKSADKLINQDLNLKENSFTRCFVKGAFLNLINPYIIGFWLSVSSFAAKSSSTTLSLAGLIAAIGIWILGLPFAVSRSKRFISQGVAKIFAYFSACLMAVFAIMLLFNTFFKG; via the coding sequence ATGATGGAGAGTTTTATTCAAGGACTGTTTTTTGGATGGGGCGCAGCCGTGCCAGTAGGTCCTATAAATATACTTATAATGTCTTATGCTCTAAAATCATACAAGTTAGGAGTAGCTACCGGACTTGGGGCTATGAGTGTTGATGTTTTGTATCTCGTGCTACTTAGCTTTGGTGTGTTGCAAATTTTAAACCAGCCCGTTTTATTTAATATATTAGCGATTTTCGGCTCTTTATTTTTGATTTATATAGCGTATTTAACTTATAAAAGTGCCGATAAACTGATTAATCAGGATTTAAATTTAAAAGAGAACTCTTTTACCCGCTGCTTTGTAAAAGGCGCTTTTTTAAATTTAATAAATCCTTATATAATAGGCTTTTGGCTATCGGTATCTAGTTTTGCTGCTAAAAGCTCTAGCACGACTTTAAGTTTAGCGGGTCTTATAGCGGCTATAGGAATTTGGATTTTGGGGCTTCCTTTTGCGGTAAGTCGTTCAAAACGTTTTATTTCTCAAGGCGTAGCAAAAATATTTGCATATTTTTCTGCCTGTTTAATGGCGGTTTTTGCTATTATGTTACTTTTTAACACATTTTTTAAAGGCTAA
- the dapE gene encoding succinyl-diaminopimelate desuccinylase, whose translation MEVVEILKELLKFKSITPDDDGAMNFINMFMDGFDADFVDVNGIKNLILTKKFGDGVHLCFAGHIDVVPAGDGWDSDPFEPELKDGFVYARGAQDMKSGVAAFLCACKDATKFNGTLSIILTSDEEGDGIYGTLEALKFLKSRGNLPDFALVAEPTSSSTFGDTIKIGRRGSVNGVVTINGVQGHAAYPEKCVNPVHQLASVFSDFAGYELDSGSKYFGASKIVITDIRGGMEVVNVTPKSVKIMFNVRNSELTSCEDIKRYTEHIFNGFDFTLSLKESSKPFLTDESSKIVIQAQKSIENICKISPDLSTSGGTSDARYFAAFGVPVVEFGVVNDRIHAINERVLQSEVESLYLVFKDLIENFE comes from the coding sequence ATGGAAGTTGTAGAAATTTTAAAAGAGCTTTTGAAATTTAAAAGCATTACTCCAGATGATGATGGTGCTATGAATTTTATAAATATGTTTATGGATGGATTTGATGCTGATTTCGTTGATGTAAATGGCATAAAAAATCTTATTTTGACAAAGAAATTCGGAGATGGCGTTCATCTATGTTTCGCAGGTCATATAGACGTAGTGCCTGCCGGAGACGGCTGGGATAGTGATCCTTTTGAACCTGAATTAAAAGATGGTTTTGTTTATGCAAGAGGCGCCCAAGATATGAAAAGCGGAGTAGCGGCTTTTTTATGCGCATGTAAAGACGCTACTAAATTTAACGGAACTCTTAGTATAATCCTTACTAGTGATGAAGAGGGAGACGGTATTTATGGCACTCTAGAAGCTCTTAAATTTTTAAAAAGCAGAGGAAATTTACCGGACTTTGCTTTAGTTGCCGAGCCGACATCTTCAAGTACATTTGGCGATACTATAAAAATCGGTCGAAGAGGCTCGGTAAACGGGGTCGTAACAATAAACGGAGTTCAAGGTCACGCGGCTTATCCTGAAAAATGCGTAAATCCTGTACATCAATTAGCTAGCGTTTTTTCTGATTTTGCAGGATATGAACTTGATAGCGGCAGTAAGTATTTTGGTGCTAGCAAGATTGTTATTACTGATATTAGAGGAGGTATGGAGGTTGTAAATGTTACGCCAAAAAGCGTAAAAATTATGTTTAATGTAAGAAACTCTGAATTAACTAGTTGTGAAGATATAAAAAGATATACTGAGCATATTTTTAATGGATTTGATTTTACTTTAAGTCTAAAAGAGAGTTCAAAACCGTTTTTAACAGATGAAAGTTCAAAGATAGTCATTCAGGCTCAAAAAAGCATTGAAAATATCTGCAAAATTTCACCTGATCTTAGTACTAGCGGCGGTACTAGCGATGCTAGATATTTTGCGGCTTTTGGAGTTCCTGTTGTAGAGTTTGGAGTAGTGAATGATAGAATTCACGCCATAAACGAGAGAGTTTTACAAAGCGAGGTGGAGTCTTTATATCTTGTATTTAAAGATTTAATTGAGAATTTTGAGTAA
- a CDS encoding FAD-dependent oxidoreductase: MKEKHYQVAIVGGGISGGALLYELARYTDINSMVLIEKYGGLATLNSKGTANSQTVHCGDIETNYTFEKASKVRKTARMVVKYGLQHGYQNKYMFDGQKMAIGVGDSEVEFIKKRYEEFKVLYPYIEFYDKDELSKIEPKIIYDANGFARNENVVGMGVKSGEYTTVDYGAFTTTFVDNARNEGKECDLYLNSEVQNITQAGDKFFIETKNGLSISANFVVVNAGAHSLFLAHKMGYGLDFGCLPVAGSFYLTKQKLLNGKVYMVQNPKLPFAALHGDPDILANGCTRFGPTALALPKLERYHGTYRSFMDFCKTLNLDGDIVKIFYDLFKDSEIRNYILRNFLFEVPLLNKQLFVKDARKIVPSLQIGDIYYAKGFGGVRPQVLNKTEKKLMLGEASINTKKGIIFNMTPSPGATSCLGNALRDVKEICAFLGSTFYEDKFNEELVDKE; encoded by the coding sequence ATGAAAGAAAAGCATTATCAAGTTGCCATTGTCGGTGGAGGTATAAGCGGTGGAGCGCTTCTATATGAACTGGCAAGATATACGGATATAAATAGTATGGTTTTAATAGAAAAATATGGCGGGCTAGCAACTTTAAACTCAAAAGGTACGGCAAATTCTCAAACAGTACATTGCGGTGATATAGAAACAAACTATACATTTGAAAAAGCCAGCAAAGTAAGAAAAACAGCCAGAATGGTCGTAAAATACGGTCTTCAACACGGCTACCAAAACAAATATATGTTTGATGGTCAAAAGATGGCTATAGGCGTAGGCGATAGTGAAGTTGAATTTATAAAAAAACGTTATGAAGAGTTTAAAGTTCTTTATCCTTATATAGAATTTTACGATAAAGACGAATTGTCAAAAATAGAGCCGAAAATTATATATGATGCAAATGGTTTTGCAAGAAATGAAAACGTAGTCGGAATGGGCGTTAAAAGCGGTGAATATACTACTGTGGATTACGGAGCTTTTACAACTACTTTTGTTGATAATGCTAGAAATGAAGGAAAAGAGTGTGATTTATACCTAAATAGCGAGGTGCAAAACATAACTCAAGCCGGCGATAAATTCTTCATAGAAACCAAAAACGGTCTGTCTATTAGCGCAAATTTCGTTGTTGTAAATGCCGGAGCGCATTCGCTATTTTTGGCCCATAAAATGGGCTATGGGTTGGATTTTGGTTGTTTACCAGTAGCGGGAAGTTTCTATCTTACTAAACAAAAACTTTTAAACGGTAAAGTTTATATGGTGCAAAATCCAAAACTTCCTTTTGCGGCTTTGCACGGCGATCCTGATATTTTAGCTAATGGCTGTACGAGATTTGGTCCAACTGCACTTGCTCTTCCAAAGCTTGAGAGATATCATGGAACATATAGAAGTTTTATGGATTTTTGTAAAACTTTAAATTTAGACGGTGATATAGTTAAGATATTTTACGATTTATTTAAAGACTCTGAGATAAGAAATTATATACTTAGAAACTTTTTATTTGAAGTTCCGCTTTTAAATAAACAATTATTCGTAAAAGATGCTAGAAAAATAGTTCCTAGCTTACAAATCGGCGACATATATTATGCAAAAGGTTTTGGCGGAGTAAGACCTCAAGTTCTAAATAAAACTGAGAAAAAATTAATGCTCGGCGAAGCTAGTATAAATACTAAAAAAGGAATTATTTTTAATATGACCCCAAGTCCTGGAGCAACTAGTTGCCTTGGAAATGCTTTGAGAGACGTTAAAGAGATTTGCGCGTTTTTAGGCAGTACATTTTATGAAGATAAATTTAATGAAGAGCTTGTCGATAAAGAGTAA
- a CDS encoding class I SAM-dependent DNA methyltransferase, producing the protein MKINLMKSLSIKSKDNIDSLDFYAKIEPLLGFYEAYDELYKKYLNLIESLKFENGDLALDFGCGNGKFSLLLSSKFKVLGLDISPKMAEICSLKGIKTLVCPIDKLDMEFDLITAVSDVLNYMTQNELFKFFSSASNKLKPGGYLIFDLNTQFGFDSVASGSLYIKDKNNDLIIDSNYENKSLNTEFIYFEEQDNLYKKSKFEITQYYHSYKFIKDNCPLELVKTMKIELFSDSLADKEIYIFQKQT; encoded by the coding sequence ATGAAGATAAATTTAATGAAGAGCTTGTCGATAAAGAGTAAAGATAATATAGATAGTCTGGATTTTTATGCAAAAATAGAACCTCTTTTAGGATTTTACGAAGCTTACGATGAGCTCTATAAAAAATATCTAAATTTAATTGAATCGCTTAAATTTGAAAATGGTGATTTGGCTCTTGATTTTGGCTGCGGAAATGGGAAATTTAGTTTATTATTGTCATCTAAATTTAAAGTTTTAGGGCTAGATATTAGCCCTAAAATGGCCGAAATTTGTAGCTTGAAAGGCATAAAAACTCTTGTTTGTCCTATAGACAAACTTGATATGGAATTTGATCTTATAACAGCAGTTAGCGACGTGCTAAACTATATGACTCAAAATGAGTTGTTTAAGTTTTTTAGTTCTGCTAGCAATAAGTTGAAACCCGGCGGATATCTTATTTTTGATCTAAATACGCAATTCGGTTTTGATAGCGTGGCTAGCGGAAGCTTATATATCAAAGATAAAAATAATGATTTAATAATAGACTCAAACTATGAAAACAAAAGTCTTAATACTGAATTTATATATTTTGAAGAGCAAGATAATTTGTATAAAAAATCTAAATTTGAAATTACTCAGTACTATCACTCTTATAAATTTATAAAAGATAATTGCCCATTAGAGCTTGTAAAAACTATGAAAATAGAGCTTTTTAGCGACTCTTTAGCCGATAAAGAAATTTATATATTTCAAAAACAGACTTAG
- the pyk gene encoding pyruvate kinase, whose protein sequence is MDKRTKIVATVGPASDSIETIEALAKEGVNVFRLNFSHGTHEYHKSTLDKVREIEKRLGFRLGVLQDICGPKIRVGKLQNPFELKAGDKLIVVKDDIIGVQIALNEYKLSINHPEISNLIKEGEYIYLYDGMIRAKVIKVADRIETIIENDGVLNSNKGVNFPNTKLNIEVITEKDKKDLEWGAKNGVDFVAVSFVQNAKDVQKAKDLIKEFGGHAKVFAKIEKFDAVENIDEIVRVSDGIMVARGDLGIEVPYYKVPSIQKSIIRKANEANRPVITATQMMLSMAKNESATRAEISDVANAVLDGTDAVMLSEESAVGINPVAVVRAMSATIAESEKIYPYGKFDEFSFVDETDMVASSTSRLATRIGVCSIISITSSGQSAVKMARNRPNMDIIAVAHDEETARSLTIVWGVKPSLVIKKSRLNILLANAIQGLHRAGLISDECTYIMTAGYPTGAIGSTNFIRILKKDQIDYYLDAAL, encoded by the coding sequence ATAGATAAAAGAACAAAAATCGTAGCCACAGTAGGACCGGCTAGTGATAGCATAGAGACGATAGAAGCCTTAGCAAAAGAGGGCGTGAACGTATTTAGACTAAATTTTTCTCACGGAACGCATGAATATCATAAATCAACATTAGATAAAGTTAGGGAGATTGAAAAGAGATTAGGATTTAGATTGGGCGTTTTGCAAGATATTTGCGGACCAAAGATAAGGGTAGGAAAGCTACAAAATCCGTTTGAGCTAAAAGCAGGAGATAAACTCATAGTCGTCAAAGACGATATAATCGGCGTTCAAATTGCTCTAAATGAGTATAAACTTAGTATAAATCATCCTGAAATTTCAAATCTTATAAAAGAGGGCGAATATATATATTTATATGATGGAATGATTAGAGCTAAAGTCATAAAAGTTGCAGATCGGATAGAAACTATTATCGAAAATGATGGAGTTTTAAACTCAAATAAAGGTGTAAATTTTCCAAATACTAAGCTAAATATCGAAGTCATCACAGAAAAAGATAAAAAAGATCTAGAATGGGGCGCGAAAAACGGCGTGGATTTTGTTGCGGTTAGTTTTGTACAAAATGCGAAAGACGTGCAAAAAGCAAAAGATCTCATAAAAGAATTCGGCGGACACGCTAAAGTTTTTGCAAAGATAGAAAAATTTGACGCCGTTGAAAATATAGATGAGATAGTACGCGTGAGTGACGGTATAATGGTAGCTCGTGGAGATCTTGGCATAGAAGTTCCATATTACAAAGTACCATCCATTCAAAAAAGTATCATAAGAAAAGCAAATGAAGCAAACAGACCAGTCATCACCGCAACTCAGATGATGCTTTCAATGGCAAAAAACGAAAGCGCAACAAGAGCCGAGATCAGCGACGTGGCAAACGCCGTTTTAGATGGAACTGACGCGGTTATGTTAAGTGAAGAAAGTGCTGTGGGTATAAATCCTGTTGCGGTTGTAAGAGCGATGAGCGCAACCATAGCAGAGAGTGAAAAGATCTATCCTTACGGTAAATTCGATGAGTTTTCTTTTGTAGATGAAACCGATATGGTAGCAAGCTCAACTTCAAGACTAGCTACTAGGATAGGGGTTTGTTCTATTATCTCTATAACAAGTTCTGGTCAAAGTGCGGTGAAAATGGCTAGAAATCGTCCAAATATGGATATCATAGCAGTGGCTCACGACGAGGAAACGGCTAGAAGTTTGACTATAGTTTGGGGAGTAAAACCGTCTCTTGTTATAAAAAAAAGCAGGTTAAATATCTTACTTGCAAACGCTATTCAAGGACTGCATAGAGCAGGACTTATAAGCGATGAATGTACTTATATAATGACCGCCGGTTATCCTACTGGCGCCATTGGAAGTACAAATTTTATAAGAATACTAAAAAAAGATCAGATAGACTATTATTTAGACGCTGCTTTGTAG
- a CDS encoding M16 family metallopeptidase, which translates to MEKLDIDIKGIKTSLIYEYSSSLPIVNLKLVFKVAGSIYAIKPGLAKISAALLNEGTKQLGVNEFSKRLEMLAIDINASAGFESFSIEINCLKEHFKFAFDMLIKLLSDPNYSEDTLNKLKINALGTIAANASDFDYQAKVKLNEILFDGTNLSMPSIGTKSSIESIEIEDIRNFLIHNLDISNLFLVLGGDIEVCNVDFQALKNVLKKGKRREIEEIHTSDECKKEFIVKQSEQAYIYFGSPFSVKDDEKYLASVATFILGSSGFGSRLMEEIRVKRGLAYSVYARNDLNLSYKAISGYLQTKNESKDEAISVVQSEFEKFIGDGVSQKELDQAKNFLLGSEPLSKETLFKRLSIAQNEYYFGYELGEFDRNLNKIKALKLDRLNEFIKSHDEILKQSFAVIYNEI; encoded by the coding sequence TTGGAAAAGTTAGACATAGATATAAAAGGTATTAAAACTTCGCTTATTTACGAGTATAGTTCGTCTTTGCCTATTGTAAATTTAAAACTTGTGTTTAAGGTAGCAGGAAGCATTTATGCTATAAAACCAGGTCTTGCAAAGATAAGTGCCGCTTTGCTTAATGAAGGTACAAAGCAACTTGGAGTAAATGAGTTTAGCAAACGCCTTGAAATGCTTGCTATAGATATAAATGCAAGCGCGGGATTTGAAAGTTTTTCTATAGAGATAAACTGTTTAAAAGAGCATTTTAAATTTGCTTTTGATATGTTGATTAAACTTTTGAGTGATCCAAACTATAGTGAAGATACGTTAAATAAGTTAAAGATCAATGCTTTAGGAACTATAGCGGCGAACGCTAGCGATTTTGACTATCAAGCAAAAGTGAAGTTAAATGAAATTTTATTTGACGGAACAAATTTAAGTATGCCTTCTATCGGTACAAAATCTAGTATAGAGAGCATAGAGATAGAGGATATTAGAAATTTTTTGATACATAATCTTGATATATCAAATTTATTTTTAGTTTTGGGCGGAGATATAGAGGTTTGCAATGTTGATTTTCAGGCTTTGAAAAATGTTTTAAAAAAGGGAAAACGACGAGAGATTGAGGAAATTCATACAAGCGACGAATGTAAAAAAGAGTTTATTGTAAAACAAAGCGAACAAGCATATATATATTTTGGCTCTCCATTTAGTGTAAAAGATGATGAAAAATATCTAGCTAGTGTGGCTACTTTTATACTTGGAAGCAGCGGTTTTGGAAGCAGACTTATGGAAGAAATTAGAGTAAAAAGAGGTCTTGCATACTCTGTATATGCTAGAAATGATCTAAATTTATCGTATAAAGCGATTAGTGGATATTTGCAGACAAAAAATGAGAGCAAGGATGAGGCCATAAGCGTAGTTCAGTCTGAGTTTGAAAAATTTATAGGAGACGGAGTTAGTCAAAAAGAGCTTGATCAGGCTAAAAATTTCTTGCTTGGTAGTGAGCCTTTGTCTAAAGAAACTCTATTTAAGCGTCTTTCTATAGCGCAAAATGAGTATTATTTTGGATATGAGCTTGGTGAATTTGATAGAAATTTAAATAAGATAAAGGCCTTAAAGCTTGATAGATTAAATGAGTTCATAAAATCTCACGATGAGATACTAAAACAGTCTTTTGCAGTAATTTATAATGAAATTTGA
- the recG gene encoding ATP-dependent DNA helicase RecG, with protein sequence MKFDSDAKDLKSIGINSLLDLALMLPKSYDDLSISHTPNEGENSVEIETKFSKRIGSMLTVTACCITWQCDIRLVIFNAKPWHYMAFKSGKTMFIHAKSSFSYGSWQFINPKVVTKVGSIIPHYKTDITDAKLEKLIKKYLNLKNLTDEGLDLKEAKTLLSIHENSKNSTKIIANLQNDPSTLRVLKFVEIYNYIKKLSSKKSQFPGVRIKPFNIDSWLESLPFKPTNDQLAAIKDIKNDISQNIAAKRVIMGDVGSGKTLVMLAAALMIYPKPAVLMAPTSILADQLYSEAKRLLPSFYNTVLVKKGAKNVDFSDANLIIGTHVLLYQSLPQSPLVMVDEQHRFGSNQRKKIDELTRDFDKRAHFLQFSATPIPRTLSLIESQIVSFSFLKEIPYKKNIHTIILQNSGFSGLLEHLKNEIQKNRQAIIVYPLVEESEMSSYQSLSEASGFWESRFEKVYLTHGKDRDKEDTLKKFAYDGNILLTTTVVEVGISLPKLSTIVIVGAERLGLATLHQLRGRVGRNGGEGWCYIYTKLKDPPNRLLEFSRTLDGFLVAKLDLKNRQAGDVLDGTLQHGATFNYYDMEEDITQEATHRLCKFKAP encoded by the coding sequence ATGAAATTTGACAGCGACGCCAAAGATCTAAAAAGCATCGGTATAAACTCACTTCTTGATTTAGCTTTGATGTTGCCTAAATCCTATGATGATTTAAGTATTTCACACACCCCAAATGAAGGTGAAAATAGCGTTGAGATAGAGACTAAATTTAGTAAAAGAATAGGCTCTATGCTCACTGTTACGGCATGTTGTATTACATGGCAATGCGATATAAGATTAGTTATATTTAATGCAAAACCGTGGCACTATATGGCTTTTAAGAGCGGAAAGACGATGTTTATTCATGCAAAATCAAGCTTTAGTTATGGATCATGGCAATTTATAAATCCCAAAGTAGTCACAAAAGTAGGCTCGATAATACCGCATTATAAAACAGATATTACAGATGCAAAACTAGAAAAACTTATAAAAAAATATTTAAATTTAAAAAATCTTACAGATGAAGGGCTTGATTTAAAAGAAGCTAAAACCTTGCTTAGCATACATGAAAATAGTAAAAATAGCACAAAAATAATTGCAAATTTGCAAAACGATCCGAGTACTTTGAGAGTTCTTAAATTTGTAGAAATTTATAATTATATAAAAAAATTAAGCAGCAAAAAATCCCAATTTCCTGGAGTACGAATAAAGCCTTTTAATATCGACAGTTGGCTTGAAAGTTTACCATTTAAACCGACAAATGATCAATTAGCCGCAATAAAAGATATAAAAAACGATATAAGTCAAAATATAGCCGCAAAAAGAGTTATAATGGGAGATGTCGGCAGCGGTAAGACTCTTGTTATGCTTGCAGCTGCTCTTATGATATATCCTAAACCGGCGGTTTTGATGGCGCCAACTAGTATATTGGCCGATCAGTTATATAGTGAAGCAAAGCGACTTTTACCTAGCTTTTATAATACCGTATTAGTTAAAAAAGGTGCTAAAAATGTAGATTTTAGTGACGCAAATTTGATCATCGGAACTCATGTTTTATTGTATCAATCCTTGCCGCAAAGTCCACTTGTTATGGTTGATGAACAACATAGATTTGGCTCAAATCAGCGCAAAAAAATAGATGAGCTTACAAGGGATTTTGATAAAAGAGCTCATTTTTTGCAATTTAGCGCTACTCCTATCCCAAGAACGCTTAGTCTTATAGAGTCTCAGATTGTTAGTTTTAGTTTTTTAAAAGAGATTCCCTATAAGAAAAATATTCATACCATCATACTGCAAAACTCTGGATTCAGTGGACTTTTAGAGCATTTAAAAAACGAAATTCAAAAAAACAGACAAGCTATAATAGTATATCCACTTGTAGAAGAAAGCGAAATGAGCAGTTATCAAAGTTTAAGTGAAGCTAGCGGTTTTTGGGAATCTAGATTCGAAAAAGTGTATTTAACTCACGGAAAAGATAGAGATAAAGAAGATACTTTAAAAAAATTTGCCTACGATGGAAATATTTTACTTACGACGACTGTCGTAGAAGTAGGTATATCGTTACCAAAACTCTCTACAATAGTTATAGTAGGTGCTGAGCGTTTAGGTCTTGCTACTCTTCATCAGCTCAGAGGGAGAGTCGGTAGGAACGGCGGCGAGGGTTGGTGCTATATATACACTAAACTAAAAGATCCGCCAAATAGACTTTTAGAGTTTTCTAGGACTTTGGACGGATTTTTAGTGGCAAAATTAGATCTCAAAAATCGTCAAGCAGGAGACGTTTTAGACGGAACTTTACAGCATGGAGCTACATTCAATTATTATGATATGGAAGAAGACATTACTCAAGAAGCAACCCATAGGCTTTGCAAATTTAAAGCCCCATAA
- a CDS encoding class II 3-deoxy-7-phosphoheptulonate synthase, producing MSKWNRDSWRDYNILQQPHYPDKNELKNAEDKLKSLPPLVFAGEVRNLKDELKNVTLGKSFLLQGGDCAESFSNFSANGIRDMFKIMLQMAIVLTFAGGCPVVKVGRVAGQFAKPRSSDFEDIDGVKLPSYRGDIINGFDFTEEARIPDPKRMIDAYYQSASTLNLLRAFSRGGLANLNEVHRWNLGFIKKAELDNKFEKLADELTGALKFMEACGVTTQNTPTLSETKLYTSHEALLLPYEEALTRVDSLTNEWYDCSAHMLWIGERTRGINDAHVHFLSGIKNPIGCKIGPDGKPGDIISLAGKLNPDNEPGRLNIIIRMGADKIEDRLPAILNDVKKEGLNILWSIDPMHGNTIKASSGFKTREFNNVMREVKSFFEIHRACGTIAGGVHLEMTGQDVTECVGGAFNVTEDSLGNRYETQCDPRLNADQALELAFLIADLVKKR from the coding sequence ATGAGTAAGTGGAATAGAGACAGCTGGAGAGATTATAATATTTTGCAACAACCGCATTATCCGGATAAAAATGAACTAAAAAATGCTGAAGATAAGCTAAAAAGTCTACCGCCGCTCGTTTTTGCTGGAGAGGTCAGAAATTTAAAAGATGAATTAAAAAACGTTACGCTAGGAAAAAGCTTTTTGTTGCAAGGCGGAGATTGTGCTGAAAGTTTCTCTAATTTTAGTGCAAACGGTATAAGAGATATGTTTAAAATAATGCTTCAAATGGCAATAGTATTGACATTTGCCGGAGGCTGTCCTGTAGTCAAAGTAGGTCGCGTCGCAGGTCAATTTGCTAAGCCTAGAAGTAGCGATTTTGAAGATATCGACGGAGTGAAACTTCCAAGCTATAGAGGCGATATTATAAATGGTTTTGATTTTACGGAAGAGGCTAGAATACCAGATCCAAAAAGAATGATAGATGCTTATTATCAAAGTGCTTCTACGCTAAATTTATTAAGAGCATTTTCGCGCGGAGGGCTTGCAAATTTAAATGAAGTTCATAGATGGAATCTTGGATTTATAAAAAAAGCAGAACTTGATAATAAGTTTGAAAAATTAGCAGATGAACTTACCGGGGCGCTTAAATTTATGGAAGCGTGCGGTGTGACGACTCAAAATACTCCGACGCTTAGCGAAACAAAACTATATACGTCTCACGAGGCATTGCTTTTGCCTTATGAAGAGGCTTTAACTAGAGTAGATAGCCTTACGAATGAATGGTATGATTGTTCGGCTCATATGCTTTGGATAGGTGAAAGAACACGCGGAATCAATGATGCGCACGTGCATTTTTTAAGCGGTATAAAAAATCCGATAGGGTGCAAAATAGGACCTGATGGCAAACCGGGCGATATCATATCTTTAGCAGGGAAACTAAATCCAGATAATGAACCAGGACGCCTAAATATCATTATTAGAATGGGAGCAGATAAGATAGAAGACAGGCTTCCTGCTATATTGAACGATGTAAAAAAAGAAGGACTTAATATCCTTTGGAGCATAGATCCTATGCATGGAAATACTATAAAAGCTAGCAGTGGATTTAAAACACGTGAGTTTAATAATGTTATGAGAGAGGTCAAGAGTTTCTTTGAAATTCATAGAGCGTGCGGTACAATAGCTGGCGGAGTACATCTTGAGATGACCGGTCAAGATGTAACAGAATGTGTTGGAGGTGCGTTTAACGTTACTGAAGATTCATTAGGAAATAGGTATGAAACTCAATGCGATCCAAGGTTGAATGCGGATCAAGCCTTAGAGCTTGCATTTTTGATAGCCGATTTAGTTAAAAAGCGCTAA